The Listeria monocytogenes genome window below encodes:
- the recG gene encoding ATP-dependent DNA helicase RecG yields MSELKRIPTTEIKGIGEETAKTLKELGLSTVHDLLWNFPYRYEDYRLRDLSEVAHEERITIQGEVLTEATVAFYGRKKSKLSFRVSTEGQVIKIDFFNQPYLKSKITVGETVTISGKWDKSRAQVTASKIKIGAVENEEELEGVYRLKGTLRNKTMQKYTRLAFDSYSQDIEEVIPSNLLKKYQLMDRLEAVRILHFPKNNEELKQARRRMVYEEFLLFQLKMQFFRKIEREKSGGISINYDVEDLRHYIDSLPFPLTKAQKRVVNEICGDMLSHFHMNRLLQGDVGSGKTVVASIAMYAAAKSGFQSALMVPTEILAEQHANSLVELLQPFDITVGLLTSSVKGKQRRELLAMLENGSIDVLIGTHALIQDEVIYHRLGLVITDEQHRFGVAQRRVLREKGEYPDVLFMTATPIPRTLAITAFGEMDVSIIDELPAGRKEIETYWVKHQMLDRVIGFMEKEIDKGHQVYIICPLIEESEKLDVQNAIDVFNILQNKWGTKYIPGLMHGKLLPADKEQIMRDFNDKKIDCLVSTTVVEVGVNVPNATMMVIYDADRFGLAQLHQLRGRVGRGADQSYCILIADPKTEVGKERMMIMSETNDGFVVSERDLELRGPGDFFGRKQSGVPEFKVADMVHDYRVLEIARQDAVHMIFEEDMLENKTYEKLVALLEEEGVFTEQKLD; encoded by the coding sequence GTGAGTGAACTTAAACGAATCCCGACAACTGAAATCAAAGGAATTGGCGAAGAAACAGCGAAAACGTTAAAAGAGTTAGGTTTATCCACCGTACATGATTTACTTTGGAACTTCCCGTATCGCTATGAGGATTATCGGTTGCGGGATTTATCAGAAGTGGCGCATGAAGAACGGATTACCATTCAAGGCGAAGTCCTAACAGAAGCAACAGTAGCCTTTTACGGTCGCAAAAAATCCAAGCTCTCTTTCCGTGTGTCAACAGAAGGGCAAGTCATCAAAATCGATTTTTTCAATCAACCCTATCTAAAAAGTAAAATAACCGTTGGTGAAACAGTAACCATTTCTGGCAAATGGGACAAGAGCCGCGCACAAGTTACAGCCAGCAAAATTAAAATTGGTGCTGTCGAAAACGAAGAAGAACTTGAAGGCGTTTATCGGCTAAAAGGAACCTTGCGCAACAAAACCATGCAAAAATATACGAGACTGGCGTTTGATAGCTATAGTCAAGATATAGAAGAAGTTATTCCGAGTAATCTTTTAAAAAAATACCAATTAATGGATCGCCTGGAAGCAGTGCGCATTCTCCATTTTCCGAAAAATAATGAAGAATTAAAACAAGCTAGACGTCGAATGGTCTATGAAGAATTCTTATTGTTCCAATTAAAAATGCAGTTCTTTCGTAAAATTGAACGTGAGAAATCAGGCGGAATTTCGATTAATTACGATGTAGAAGATTTACGTCATTACATTGATTCCTTACCATTCCCACTAACAAAAGCGCAAAAACGAGTAGTCAATGAAATTTGTGGCGATATGTTATCACACTTTCATATGAATCGTTTGCTACAAGGAGACGTTGGATCGGGGAAAACGGTCGTAGCATCTATTGCCATGTATGCGGCGGCCAAAAGTGGCTTCCAAAGTGCGCTCATGGTACCAACCGAAATTTTAGCCGAGCAACATGCGAATTCCTTAGTAGAACTGTTGCAACCTTTTGATATTACAGTTGGTTTACTAACGAGTAGTGTGAAAGGCAAACAACGCAGAGAATTACTGGCAATGCTCGAAAATGGCTCCATCGATGTTTTAATTGGAACGCATGCATTAATTCAAGACGAAGTAATTTATCATCGTCTAGGTTTAGTTATTACAGATGAACAACATCGCTTTGGCGTAGCACAGCGTCGAGTTCTTCGCGAAAAAGGGGAATATCCGGATGTTTTATTTATGACCGCAACCCCAATTCCTAGAACGCTTGCAATTACAGCATTTGGCGAAATGGATGTATCGATTATCGATGAACTCCCAGCTGGGCGAAAAGAAATCGAAACTTACTGGGTAAAACATCAAATGCTTGATCGCGTTATCGGTTTTATGGAAAAAGAAATCGACAAAGGCCACCAAGTCTACATCATTTGTCCGCTAATTGAAGAATCAGAAAAACTTGACGTGCAAAATGCAATAGACGTTTTCAACATTCTACAAAATAAATGGGGCACTAAATATATTCCAGGTCTTATGCACGGTAAACTATTACCAGCAGACAAAGAGCAAATCATGCGCGACTTTAATGATAAAAAAATTGATTGCCTTGTTTCGACCACGGTAGTTGAAGTTGGCGTAAACGTACCAAACGCTACCATGATGGTCATATACGATGCAGATCGTTTTGGTTTAGCACAATTGCACCAACTTAGAGGTCGGGTTGGGCGAGGGGCAGACCAGTCTTACTGTATTTTAATTGCTGATCCAAAAACCGAAGTCGGAAAAGAACGTATGATGATTATGTCAGAAACAAACGATGGCTTTGTGGTCAGTGAACGCGATCTAGAACTTCGCGGTCCTGGGGATTTCTTCGGTAGAAAACAAAGCGGTGTTCCAGAATTCAAAGTAGCAGATATGGTTCACGATTATCGCGTACTAGAAATTGCTCGCCAAGATGCCGTCCATATGATTTTTGAAGAAGACATGTTAGAAAACAAAACCTATGAAAAATTAGTAGCGCTCCTTGAGGAAGAAGGCGTCTTCACGGAGCAAAAACTAGATTAA
- the sdaAA gene encoding L-serine ammonia-lyase, iron-sulfur-dependent, subunit alpha, with protein MFRTVAELVDIAERENLTIAEIMIKREMNISGLPREEITAAMERNLDIMEEAIREGEAGVTSTTGLTGGDAVLMQDYIKKGNFLSGEVLLDSVAKAIATNEVNASMGVICATPTAGSAGVVPGVLFSLKDRLEMTREDMVNFLFTAGAFGYVVANNAFISGAAGGCQAEIGSASAMASAAIVAAAGGTPEQSAHAMAMTMKNMLGLVCDPVAGLVEVPCVKRNALGSSQAIISADMALAGIKSRIPCDEVIEAMHRVGLQMPSSLRETAEGGLAATPTGRAIQRKIFGLSPEDKRE; from the coding sequence ATGTTTAGAACTGTAGCAGAATTAGTAGATATCGCGGAACGTGAGAACCTAACTATTGCTGAAATTATGATTAAGCGTGAAATGAATATTTCTGGTTTACCGCGGGAAGAAATAACAGCTGCGATGGAACGGAATTTAGATATTATGGAAGAAGCTATTCGCGAGGGTGAGGCGGGTGTTACTTCTACCACTGGCTTAACAGGCGGAGATGCCGTCCTAATGCAAGACTATATCAAAAAAGGAAACTTCTTATCAGGCGAAGTTTTACTTGATTCTGTAGCAAAAGCAATCGCAACGAATGAAGTTAATGCTTCAATGGGCGTCATTTGCGCCACCCCAACTGCAGGAAGTGCCGGTGTTGTACCAGGTGTCCTTTTTTCTTTAAAAGATCGTTTGGAAATGACACGTGAGGATATGGTTAATTTTTTATTCACAGCAGGCGCTTTTGGTTATGTAGTTGCGAATAATGCTTTTATAAGTGGAGCAGCAGGTGGTTGTCAGGCGGAAATTGGTTCTGCAAGTGCGATGGCTTCAGCAGCGATTGTGGCCGCAGCCGGCGGAACTCCCGAACAATCAGCACATGCTATGGCGATGACGATGAAAAATATGCTCGGACTTGTTTGTGATCCAGTAGCGGGACTTGTGGAAGTACCATGTGTGAAACGTAATGCACTTGGTTCCTCGCAAGCCATTATTTCAGCAGACATGGCGCTCGCAGGGATTAAGAGCCGCATTCCCTGTGATGAAGTAATTGAAGCAATGCACCGCGTAGGCTTACAAATGCCAAGCTCTTTAAGAGAAACGGCAGAAGGAGGATTGGCGGCTACACCGACTGGACGTGCAATTCAGCGGAAGATTTTTGGACTGTCGCCAGAAGATAAGCGTGAGTGA
- the sdaAB gene encoding L-serine ammonia-lyase, iron-sulfur-dependent subunit beta, whose product MKFNSVFDIIGPVMIGPSSSHTAGASRIGAIARAVFNEQPSQVDIHLYGSFAKTYKGHGTDVALIGGLLGFEPDDPRMKESPKLAEEWGMRIQFIEEVEEPPHPNTVKLVLKHGMQQMTLIGASIGGGKVEIIRLNEFELEFTGTAPAILILHQDKFGAIAAVSSVIADYKINIGQMKVSRKVKGDEALMVIEVDQHVEQALISKIAELPGIYQVASVMI is encoded by the coding sequence GTGAAATTTAATAGCGTATTTGATATTATTGGTCCAGTAATGATTGGTCCGTCAAGTTCTCATACTGCCGGTGCTAGTCGTATTGGTGCCATTGCACGAGCTGTTTTTAATGAACAACCATCCCAAGTAGATATTCATTTATATGGTTCTTTTGCCAAAACCTATAAAGGCCATGGCACGGATGTAGCGCTGATTGGTGGCTTGCTCGGCTTTGAGCCAGATGATCCGCGCATGAAAGAATCTCCGAAGCTTGCTGAAGAGTGGGGCATGCGCATTCAGTTTATTGAAGAAGTGGAAGAGCCGCCTCATCCAAACACTGTAAAATTAGTTTTAAAACATGGCATGCAACAAATGACATTAATTGGTGCATCCATTGGCGGTGGAAAAGTAGAAATTATTCGTTTAAACGAATTCGAACTAGAATTCACTGGAACTGCTCCAGCTATCCTTATTTTACATCAAGACAAATTTGGCGCGATTGCTGCAGTATCCTCCGTGATTGCCGACTATAAAATTAATATCGGTCAAATGAAAGTATCGCGTAAAGTAAAAGGCGACGAAGCGTTAATGGTAATTGAAGTGGATCAACACGTCGAACAAGCGTTAATTAGCAAAATTGCTGAATTACCAGGGATTTATCAAGTAGCAAGTGTCATGATTTAG